GCCTGAAGGAACTCGAACGCCAGGCCGAGGAGTTCGACGTTCGGGGCGCGAAGGTCTACACCGCCGAGTGGCGCGGCGACTCGAAGGGGTGGCGACTCGATTCGGAGGAGAGCTTCGAGTACCTCGAGAAGTGTGCCGAACTCGGGATCAAGAACATCCACGCCCACAAGGGGCCGACCATCAGGCCGCTGAACCGCGACGCCTTCGACGTGGCCGACATCGACGACGCGGCGACCTCCTTTCCCGAACTCAACTTCGTCGTCGAACACATCGGGCTGCCCCGGCTGGACGACTTCTGCTGGATCGCCGCCCAGGAGCCAAACGTCTACGGTGGGCTGGCGGTCGCCGCCCCGCTCGCAGAGAGCCGCCCGCGGAAGTTCGGCGAGATCATGGGCGAGTTGCTCTTCTGGCTCGGGGAAGACCGCATCCTCTTCGGCAGCGACTACGCGATCTGGGAACCGGAGTGGCTGATCGAGGCGGTGATGGAAGCCGAGATGACGCCCGAACAGCGCGAGGAGTTCGGCGTCGAACTCGACCTCGAGGTCAAAAAGAAGATCATGGGCGAGAACGCCGCCCGGCTGTATGACATCGACATCGAGCGCCAGAAGGAGATCCTGCGCGGGGACGGCGTCAGCGAGGAGTTCGGACTCGAAGAGCAGTACGCCCGGACCGCGAGCGCGGACGACTGACCATGAGCGAGAGCCAGCGGATCAGCCCCGAAACGATCGAGGAGCGTCTCGAAGCGGTGACCGATCCCGAACTCGACCGCTCGATCGTCGAGCTGGACTATATAGTGGACATCGAGATCGAGGGCGGGTCGGTCGAGGTCGGGTTCGTCCTGCCGACCGCGTGGTGCTCGCCGGCGTTCGCGTGGATGATGATGGCCGACGCCCGCGAGGCCCTCGCCGACCATCCCGCGATTTCGGACGCGACCGTCCGCCTGGACGAGCACATGCACGCAGCGGAGATCAACGAGGGGGTAAACGGAGGGCTCGCCTTCGGGGAAGCCTTCGAGGACGCCGACGGCGAGGTCGAGGCCGTCCGCCGCGAACTCGACGGGAAGGCCCGCGTTGCACGCCAGTACCGAGCGACGGAGACCCTTCTGGAGGGCGGGCTGAAACCCGATCAGATCGCACGGCTTCGCCGCGAGGACCTCTCGATCGACGCCGAGGCGGGGCGGGCGACGGT
The DNA window shown above is from Halalkalicoccus jeotgali B3 and carries:
- a CDS encoding iron-sulfur cluster assembly protein; amino-acid sequence: MSESQRISPETIEERLEAVTDPELDRSIVELDYIVDIEIEGGSVEVGFVLPTAWCSPAFAWMMMADAREALADHPAISDATVRLDEHMHAAEINEGVNGGLAFGEAFEDADGEVEAVRRELDGKARVARQYRATETLLEGGLKPDQIARLRREDLSIDAEAGRATVRVNATLSVCVDSQPLEDYLEKALTTDVADAPEKRLFATPEGEAIAPEEFETVHRRGRLATTNMSGQGHVCESLGASRIGSQSD
- a CDS encoding amidohydrolase family protein, coding for MYTYDGEDVFVLDGHVHWWDASKENIKHEGGEQFIRCFYDYHTGFTPEERQWSLEEYRKYDKDRMVRDMFGDGHADMGLLQPTYLNEFYTEGFNTIDRCAQLAEDHPSRFIVNGRFDPREGEAGLKELERQAEEFDVRGAKVYTAEWRGDSKGWRLDSEESFEYLEKCAELGIKNIHAHKGPTIRPLNRDAFDVADIDDAATSFPELNFVVEHIGLPRLDDFCWIAAQEPNVYGGLAVAAPLAESRPRKFGEIMGELLFWLGEDRILFGSDYAIWEPEWLIEAVMEAEMTPEQREEFGVELDLEVKKKIMGENAARLYDIDIERQKEILRGDGVSEEFGLEEQYARTASADD